The following proteins come from a genomic window of Mariniflexile sp. TRM1-10:
- a CDS encoding NAD(P)H-dependent glycerol-3-phosphate dehydrogenase → MNEPLKYAVFGAGSWATAIVKMLCENLDEVGWYMRSVYTKEHLLKERHNPNYLSSVEFHVEQLKLSNDINDMANYADVLIFVIPSAFIYSELQKLHVDISNKIIVSAVKGIIPETGLLVGEHFHEAYKIPYNNIAVIAGPCHSEEVALERLSYLTISCSDAKKAQAIADSLSSDYIKTKISDDIIGVEYAVMLKNIYAIAAGIAHGLGYGDNFQSVLMSNSIREMKRFIKKMHKMKRNINNSAYLGDLLVTGYSVFSRNRMFGNMIGKGYTVKSAQMEMSMVAEGYYATKSAHLLNEKNKKKTRLPIINAVYDILYEGKDPKKTFKKLTEKLD, encoded by the coding sequence ATGAATGAACCTTTAAAATACGCGGTTTTTGGTGCAGGAAGTTGGGCAACAGCCATTGTAAAAATGCTTTGCGAAAATTTAGATGAAGTAGGTTGGTACATGCGCAGTGTTTATACCAAAGAGCATTTACTTAAAGAGCGTCACAACCCAAATTATTTAAGTTCGGTAGAGTTTCATGTAGAGCAACTAAAGCTTAGTAACGATATCAACGACATGGCCAATTATGCCGATGTGCTTATTTTTGTAATCCCTTCTGCCTTTATTTATAGCGAATTACAAAAATTACATGTTGATATTTCCAATAAAATTATTGTTTCGGCAGTAAAAGGCATTATTCCAGAAACAGGTTTGTTGGTTGGTGAACATTTTCATGAAGCTTACAAAATACCTTACAACAATATTGCGGTAATAGCGGGTCCATGCCATTCTGAAGAAGTGGCTTTAGAACGTTTATCGTACCTAACCATTTCATGTTCAGATGCTAAAAAAGCCCAAGCTATTGCCGATAGTTTGTCGAGCGATTACATAAAAACAAAAATTAGCGACGACATTATTGGTGTAGAATATGCCGTTATGCTTAAAAATATATACGCTATTGCGGCGGGTATTGCCCACGGATTGGGTTATGGTGATAATTTCCAGAGTGTGCTTATGAGTAACTCCATTCGTGAAATGAAACGTTTTATTAAAAAAATGCATAAAATGAAACGTAACATAAATAATTCCGCCTATTTGGGCGATTTATTGGTAACAGGCTATTCGGTATTTTCTAGAAACCGTATGTTTGGAAACATGATTGGAAAAGGCTACACCGTAAAAAGTGCACAAATGGAAATGAGCATGGTTGCCGAAGGCTATTACGCCACCAAAAGTGCTCATTTACTAAACGAAAAAAACAAAAAGAAAACACGCTTGCCCATTATCAATGCGGTTTACGATATTTTATACGAAGGTAAAGACCCGAAAAAAACCTTTAAAAAGTTGACTGAGAAATTGGATTAA